ACATGTTACCGTTGGGTTCTCAAAATTAAGAACTAACCTGGCCATAACAAAAAGTTCTCTCACCATTCGAGAACCTTCTCCAATATATTTCTGCACTAGTTCGGAACCAGAGACCCTAATGAAGGTACAATCAGTGTGATGTGCAACTGCCCTAGCCAACAATGTTTTCCCAGTTCCTGGAGGTCCATAGAGCAGTACTCCCTGTCATTCATAAAAGAGGAATCCAATCAAGATCTTCATAGATGCTGATAATAAACTGAAGGCGGACTTCGCAAAGCTGAATATACCTTTGGCTGAGCTATTCCAAGAGACTCAAATAACTCAGGATGCTTTATAGGAAGCTCAATAACCTAATGTGTAATAGATTCAAAgttaaacaaattatacaattactATATAAGAAATTAAGAGATTGAGTTAACAAGACAGATCAAGAAAAcacgaaataaaataaaaaaatagagatcCTCGTATATAATAAAGTATCTTCCGCCCCCTTCCACAACTATTTCGATTTCCTATCGGGCTCTCCAAGGTCCAGTCATTATAAAATGGattaataatagaaaattttgatttgtagTAGAAGGTAATTGCGAAGTCTTGATAGCCCCTCGAGCATTCGAATATTTACTTGAAAGCTAAGCCTAAATATGCAATGCTAGgatatttacaattttttctaaaaacacCCAGACCAAAACAAGTATCAACAGTCTGCTTTCTCTGCTTCTGCTAGCGAATCATTCGGCAGGTTATATCAACAGAAGAATATGTACCTCTTTAATCTCCTTGATCTGCTGGTCAAGACCACCAATCATGTCATAAGTGGAATCTGGCACTTTCTCAACTTTCATGAGGTTGACCAATGGATCAACTTTGCTGGGCAAAATTAGATGAAGAACATAGCTATCATTGCGCAGGGCAACTCTAGTTGATGGAGTGATCTTTGTAATGTCAATGTTTTTGCcaatatcaacaacatatttgCCTTCAGGATGAACCTAGAATATAACACAAAGATAAGTATTAAATAAAAGGATGAGAAGAAAggaatatcaaataaaaagtagAAATATTTTATGCGAATACCATGGTTCAAATATTTGTACTAGAGAATCTTGCAAATCTAGAAAaagcataaattaattcattgtATCACTTGTTGCTGAAAGACTAACAGAACTATTCTCATAGTAAAGGACAAGTTGGAAACCATGACATGCTAAATGAGGGTAAAATGAAATTGACATCATAAATGGCAACACATATAAAAACTgtcatttttttgatataacATAGACCAACTTTGTCATGTAAGAGAAGGAGTCAAAACTATCAGACACCTCAAAATGAAGAGTGCAAAACTAATACGACAAGACAAAATTGGTAGACGGAAGAGTCTAATGGGTTCCATATACAAAAAGGTATTCAACTGAGAAGGTTAGCATAGTAGGCTATCAACCAAGGATACAAAGATGAAAGTACAACATTCTACCACAGCATACAACCAATTCGACACTCTATTACAGCCTGGTGACCAAATGAGACATGCTTTCTTACAAACTAAGTTGTGTGGAATCTTCACTTCCGATGCCACACCCGTGTCGATACAACATAGGTGTGGGATCCATACCGGATATGGTCAATTGATTTGGATACTGTGACCAAAATCAATCAAGAATTTTGATACAGATACATTGGTTTCTGAAATCAAAACAAAAGCTAGGGTGAAATCAAAATTAGGCATATGTTTTTTATCGTTAGaagatatttgtattaaaaagtCCGCAACCACATacatttgaatttgtataatcACAAATTAAAACTTGCTCTAAAATTTGTACATTCCTTTCAAATAGTCCACCATTATTTAGGCAtaatttataattgtatttaGGATATTTAACCATTTTAAGTCAAATCCCCGCACTCATATCAATACCTAAACCCTTACCCTGCATCTCAATATTTAGGTCATGAAGGATCTGGCCTCAAGATACGCACACATATTGGACATACGCACCCAGCAACTTAGTTACAAATGGGTAGGAAAACTTAATAAGGAATTCAATGATAACTAAAAAGATGTGGACACACTTACTTTGACTAGAACCTTTGACTTCCCCATTACTTTAACAACTTCACCAACATATGAACCAGGCTCCTGAAGCAATTGTAATTCCTCTTTTAGCATTCTCACTGCGAAATAGACATTAAGGAGAAGCTTATGAGCCCATACACAATTCAaattacaattgaaaaataatgCAGAAAATGCCATTGGTCATCAAGACGCAATTTTAGTACATTCCTCAGCAAGAGTAGAACAAATGTGAGAGAAACACCACGATCAATTTATTCAAGAAACACAAAAACTTTAACTAAGCCAACAAGATCCCTAAACCGATGAAAACCAGGCAAATAAGAATGAACCTGTGGTTAAAAACACATGATATGTTTGGGAAGCCAGACCATTACGACCTCTACACAGTAACTATCACTCTTCCCTTTATCAACTTAAGCTTTGATGGTCAGAGTTAACTACTAGTAGGAGATATTAGGCATTCAATCGAATAGTTGAACAGTGTGCCAGCTGGGTTATTAACCTCATCAAAGTCAAAGATACGTTGGGTCTCTATGCATTCTAACATAAGTAAGAAATTCATCTAGTTGTCAGAGGAGGAATGGACTCCTTGCTCATCTCTAATGTTGGACTATCATAATGGAACAACAATTTTTATGGTGATCGATAGCACGGCATaagttttgattctaaaaattgAACCCATTTACCTTCAATCTATTATCAATTCAATTCCTTAAGTTCAATATATTAGCAACCTTCTTACACTAAGATCTCTGTATCAAAGAAGGGAACTTTACCTCAAATACTGGACCATAAACAGCATGAAAAAGTAGTACATAACAAAGAAACGGATAAAGACTAGGGTTGCACTATAAAACGTGAAAAATGTTCTGTTAAGAAGTAAGGTTTTCCAGATTTAGTTAATCAGACCTTTAGAATTGAGTTCGTTCCTCTGGGCTTCAAGGCGATTAAGATTGTGAGTCTTTACGCGGACTTGGAGCTGGAGATCATGGATGTGCTGCATATAGTACTGTCTCAGCCCTTCCCCTTGCTTTGTTGGTTTGGCCGAACAGGCTTCCTCTCTCTCCATATCGCTCCTGCTCTTCTCAACATCAACTGATGCCATTTTTGCAGATAGGTTTTGAAGAAATCGCTGTGATTTGCGTCGTCCGGACTAATTGGGTTTGGCACTGAGAGAAGAATATAGCGCAGCAATTGGAATTTCCCGTATCGGTTTGGGGATTTTAAAGCTCGTTTCTTGTTGGAAGGGAAAACAATACATGGGGATAGCAATGGGGGTCCTGGATTGGtgggtttgatttgatttttttactttaaaaaattaatattatatttccttcatttcataaagaatATCTGGTTTGACTTGATACGgagtttaagaatataaagaaCACTTTTGTATCTTTTTGTCTTAAATTGAAGTTAGattaaatgtacaaaattgtcatTTGATCTTGGGGGTCGAGGGGTAGggttgaaaaaatgaatttttgaagttgaaaatatttttaaaaaacaaatttaaattatttttttgggttttgggGTGGTATGGGGTGGGATGGAGGGGGTCGAGGGTAGGGgcgaaaaatgaaattttaaagttgaaaacatttttttaaaataaacttaatctTTTTAGATNNNNNNNNNNNNNNNNNNNNNNNNNNNNNNNNNNNNNNNNNNNNNNNNNNNNNNNNNNNNNNNNNNNNNNNNNNNNNNNNNNNNNNNNNNNNNNNNNNNNNNNNNNNNNNNNNNNNNNNNNNNNNNNNNNNNNNNNNNNNNNNNNNNNNNNNNNNNNNNNNNNNNNNNNNNNNNNNNNNNNNNNNNNNNNNNNNNNNNNNNNNNNNNNNNNNNNNNNNNNNNNNNNNNNNNNNNNNNNNNNNNNNNNNNNNNNNNNNNNNNNNNNNNNNNNNNNNNNNNNNNNNNNNNNNNNNNNNNNNNNNNNNNNNNNNNNNNNNNNNNNNNNNNNNNNNNNNNNNNNNNNNNNNNNNNNNNNNNNNNNNNNNNNNNNNNNNNNNNNNNNNNNNNNNNNNNNNNNNNNNNNNNNNNNNNNNNNNNNNNNNNNNNNNNNNNNNNNNNNNNNNNNNNNNNNNNNNNNNNNNNNNNNNNNNNNNNNNNNNNNNNNNNNNNNNNNNNNNNNNNNNNNNNNNNNNNNNNNNNNNNNNNNNNNNNNNNNNNNNNNNNNNNNNNNNNNNNNNNNNNNNNNNNNNNNNNNNNNNNNNNNNNNNNNNNNNNNNNNNNNNNNNNNNNNNNNNNNNNGTGGGGGGCTAGTAGGGTGGGGTGGGTAGGGGGAGGTTTGAAGATAGATTTGGAAATGTTTTCCTCAAGTTTTGAacggaagtcattttccttaaatttgaggaaaattagttgatttgaaaaacatttgacccaaccaaacatgaaataattggaaaaaatattttcataaaaatgttttccttcataccaaacacacccctAATTTGAAAAGAACTAAACAAGTGTAACACAAAGAGAAACTAAGAGGAATAGGATTTTTACCTTAGGTTTTGACATtttgtataatgtgaagttTTGAACTCAATGTCACTGTGAAAGTGTGAATTGCTGACTAAAGGACAAATGGTGACCTACTAAggtattgagattaatatttaatatttatgtatggataaagtaataaattattacagTTTTATTGGGTTATCGGTCAACTCAATAAtctaatattaaaaatcaaaatcgaACTGACAAccgatagtttttttttataaaactgTTAACTTAATAAGGCAATAGCAATAAATCAATGACACATTTTTTTGTTCGATTTATCGATCGGTTCGATTTTCGCACACCCCTACTAAGGCGAACGATGAGGTCCGAAGCGGGTTGAGTTCAACCCACAAATTTTTTAATCACCCcatatgtcaaatttttttcatttccaatCTAACCAcataaatttttagattttttttctttttaaattaagtttaatATGAAAATAGATATTCAATTTTTCCCCGCTAATTAAGATCTCAATAactaattaactatttttagttaatatttCAGCTATTGTTTCATATAGCTAACTAATTTTAAATAACATTTCAACAATTAACAATTTACTGGATACGTCtcgttcaattttttttttcaaaaaatcagAGGTGAATTTAGGATTTAAAGGTCGTGGGTGTCATATCACTTTTAAATAGACATGTTCATTATATGATCAAATATTTAATCTATTTTGCCTTGTAAATAGTAACTTGGGACTATTGTTCGGTTATTCATTTTTGAGTTTATAAAGAGAAAGGAATCGAAAAGTAATATtacaaataatttcattaagggtaaaagaaaaaattacaaattaaagtTGTTTCTAAtagtagaaaaaaatattcttttgaaataatctaaaaaaaagtatatcatataaattaaattgaagaggataatattttatgtttaagattaaaaagtaaaaaaaaaagtcaataaaaTTGTTTCACGATATGTTAATATTTGCAGATTATACTAAAAAAGTAAAGCACGTACCATTATGTTGTGTTCATAGCCTGATGGTAAAAGTATCTGAAAATGCACCCACATTGCTGGTTTGAATCCAAgtggtgattttttttttttgcgaaaaaaaagaagaagagaattgcagcatgaaatatttataattaaaatgtatCAATCAAGATTCAATCCCACATGCTTGGGGCGAAAAACTCAGCATGCGACCAGTGGCATGGTAAGtttaatatttataagatatttgatgaatattctattatatagaagagtgaagtgtgAGGATGACTAAggtcaaaaatataatttttcgttaataaaaatctattaagaaaataataaataattctaaaaacATATTTCTATAAATGAATTGGATAATGATCAAGGGCAAAATGCAATTTCAtgctaacaaaaatctaccaagaatgataacaaaaaaattaaatagttctagaaacatcttaagttattgttattaccattaacttattttgttattacttcactttattttttcttcggaaaagggcctaaaataccctcaaattattgaaaatggtacaaaactaccctccatccacctattggctccaaaatacccttcccacccacctattggctccaaaatacccttgtcatccacctttttattcaaaattgatcacttaATTAACGGTTTTATACTTAAactatttaactattttttaaaatacgtggcgctcaactatttgttataatttaacttattagtataatttataatcaatccactacccacccattactaattaaatccatcttaattaataaacccgtcacattattaacgcaagctactgccaattgagtgtttttaaaaattatagaagtaaattatcatacattcaagtggctaaataaaaatcaccgataaacttaaaagtctgactatgttcatcttaattattcttacgtctcaattatgtgatgttacttcataggtaacttttttttcaaaataatatattaaagattttaaaacaaatcataaatatttataaaattatatttaaaaaaaaagtgcatgaattaattcgggatgtattacttctttacctttaatcataaatttctaattcaattttgaaagaaagtgtccttctaaataagcggctcaacctaaatttaaattggggcttcgattcggactcgaatagttttggatgtcattttcaggaatctataatttcatcgtgttttagtagtatttatgacgattttgatattataattggattattaattgggtgaggtttagttagtaatgagtgggtagtgggttggtttataaattatattaataaattaaaattataaccaatagttgaaccccaagtattttaaaaaatatttaaagagtttgattttaaaacaattaaaaaagtagtcaattttgaacccaaaggtggatgacaagggtattttggagccaataggtagatgaaaagggcattttgaagccaataggtggatgaagggtaattttgtactattttcaatacttcaagggtattttagacccttttcctttttttcttttgtgttattgtgatatctaatttattattactctattttactagtattttaatttaattcttaatattttttctattcattatgattataaaaaatGCCTACTTTGTATacaaaaatttatcatgaattaattatttctatttttattttggctctaattaatatcttgaaaataaataagtgtgataaaattaataatatatgttagattgaaattaaagaaaaagatgtcaaaaagtaactttacaaataacaatgaataggatgatatatttgtattaaagacgaccaagaataaaattgtaatttcattctaacaaaaatctatcaagaataaataattctagagaCATcgttctatatatgaagtgaataatgatcaaaggtaaaaatgtgaTTTAATGAAAGTAAAAATCTAGcaagaatgataaaaaaaattaaatagttctagaaacatctttagttattattattagtattacctcattattattatttcttcattttttataaattattgtgatatctatttattatatggaagtaaataaataatgatcACGCTTAGCTTTTAATAATTACATATCCAGTATAATATTAGGTggaatcaatcaaaattaaaattataatttatatgtatatttaagttttgtgtattgaaatattttttaattt
The window above is part of the Solanum pennellii chromosome 5, SPENNV200 genome. Proteins encoded here:
- the LOC107020516 gene encoding 26S proteasome regulatory subunit 8 homolog A — encoded protein: MASVDVEKSRSDMEREEACSAKPTKQGEGLRQYYMQHIHDLQLQVRVKTHNLNRLEAQRNELNSKVRMLKEELQLLQEPGSYVGEVVKVMGKSKVLVKVHPEGKYVVDIGKNIDITKITPSTRVALRNDSYVLHLILPSKVDPLVNLMKVEKVPDSTYDMIGGLDQQIKEIKEVIELPIKHPELFESLGIAQPKGVLLYGPPGTGKTLLARAVAHHTDCTFIRVSGSELVQKYIGEGSRMVRELFVMAREHAPSIIFMDEIDSIGSARMESGSGNGDSEVQRTMLELLNQLDGFEASNKIKVLMATNRIDILDQALLRPGRIDRKIEFPNPNEESRQDILKIHSRKMNLMRGIDLKKIAEKMSGASGAELKAVCTEAGMFALRERRVHVTQEDFEMAVAKVMKKETEKNMSLRKLWK